A genomic stretch from Papio anubis isolate 15944 chromosome 18, Panubis1.0, whole genome shotgun sequence includes:
- the PGP gene encoding glycerol-3-phosphate phosphatase: MPPAGGGGGLAKVQTNGWWARGAEPLSAPGAGRAPRRAAARSGRRKAAAGGRRCGGAAAAAAEAGGDDARCVRLSAERAQALLADVDTLLFDCDGVLWRGETAVPGAPEALRALRARGKRLGFITNNSSKTRAAYAEKLRRLGFGGPAGPGAGLEVFGTAYCTALYLRQRLAGAPAPKAYVLGSPALAAELEAVGVTSVGVGPEPLQGEGPGDWLHAPLEPDVRAVVVGFDPHFSYMKLTKALRYLQQPGCLLVGTNMDNRLPLENGRFIAGTGCLVRAVEMAAQRQADIIGKPSRFIFDCVSQEYGINPERTVMVGDRLDTDILLGVTCGLKTILTLTGVSTLGDVKNNQESDCVSKKKMVPDFYVDSIADLLPALQG, translated from the exons ATGCCG CCCGCGGGAGGCGGGGGCGGATTGGCGAAGGTGCAGACCAATGGGTGGTGGGCGCGAGGCGCGGAGCCACTGAGCGCCCCGGGGGCGGGGAGGGCGCCGCGGCGGGCGGCTGCGAGGAGCGGCCGGCGGAAGGCAGCGGCCGGCGGGCGGCGATGCggcggcgcggcggcggcggcggcggaggccGGTGGCGACGACGCCCGCTGCGTGCGGCTGAGCGCCGAGCGGGCACAGGCGCTGCTGGCCGACGTGGACACGTTGCTGTTTGACTGCGACGGCGTACTGTGGCGCGGGGAGACTGCCGTGCCTGGCGCTCCCGAGGCCCTGCGGGCGCTGCGGGCCCGCGGCAAGCGCCTGGGCTTCATCACCAACAACAGCAGCAAGACCCGCGCTGCCTACGCCGAGAAGCTGCGGCGCCTGGGCTTCGGCGGCCCCGCGGGGCCCGGCGCCGGCCTGGAGGTCTTCGGCACGGCCTACTGCACCGCTCTCTACCTGCGCCAGCGCCTAGCCGGCGCGCCCGCGCCCAAGGCCTATGTGCTTGGCAGCCCGGCCCTGGCCGCCGAGCTGGAGGCCGTGGGCGTCACCAGCGTGGGCGTGGGGCCCGAGCCACTGCAGGGCGAGGGTCCCGGTGACTGGCTGCACGCGCCGCTGGAGCCCGACGTGCGCGCAGTGGTGGTGGGCTTTGACCCGCACTTCAGTTACATGAAGCTCACCAAGGCCCTGCGCTACCTGCAGCAGCCCGGCTGCCTGCTCGTGGGTACTAACATGGACAACCGGCTTCCGCTGGAGAACGGCCGCTTCATCGCGG GTACCGGCTGTCTGGTCCGAGCCGTGGAGATGGCCGCCCAGCGCCAGGCCGACATCATCGGGAAGCCCAGCCGCTTCATCTTCGACTGCGTGTCCCAGGAATACGGCATCAACCCCGAGCGCACCGTCATGGTGGGAGACCGCCTGGACACAGACATCCTCCTAGGCGTCACCTGTGGCCTGAAGACCATCCTGACCCTCACCGGAGTGTCCACTCTAGGAGATGTGAAGAATAATCAGGAAAGTGACTGCGTGTCTAAGAAGAAAATGGTGCCTGACTTCTATGTTGACAGCATAGCCGACCTTTTGCCTGCCCTTCAAGGTTAA
- the BRICD5 gene encoding BRICHOS domain-containing protein 5 — translation MKPANCRAERPKPGPTGVKTKPTCGGWRATGLSLLLLLLALATAGAVAGGLLGFAQGPPKPRLQTLRMTLPSPHMPRPNQTILVDVARNAATITVTSPQSNHSWVVLFDGQSGCICYRPEEHQACFLRLMEDSDRETLRLLMDTSKVQEPRGPAQDTQHTQELLAVQGSHEVDPAQVGDLVQRLCTRTPIYWARRAEGPRRQRLIYLCIDICFPSNICVSVCFYYLPD, via the exons ATGAAGCCAGCGAACTGCCGCGCTGAGCGCCCCAAACCTGGGCCTACAGGG GTGAAGACCAAGCCCACCTGTGGGGGCTGGAGAGCCACGGGCCtatccctgctgctgctgctcctggcaCTGGCCACTGCGGGAGCTGTGGCTGGAGGGCTTCTTGGCTTCGCTCAGGGCCCTCCCAAG CCAAGGCTGCAGACGCTGCGAATGACCCTCCCAAGCCCCCACATGCCCCGGCCCAACCAAACCATCCTGGTGGACGTGGCCCGGAACGCAGCGACCATCACAGTGACCTCACCTCAGAGCAACCACAGCTGGGTGGTGCTGTTCGACGGGCAGAGC ggCTGCATCTGTTACCGCCCTGAGGAGCACCAGGCCTGCTTCCTCCGCCTGATGGAGGACAGTGATCGGGAGACCCTGCGGCTGCTGATGGATACCTCCAAG GTCCAAGAGCCTCGGGGTCCTGCCCAGGACACCCAACACACCCAGGAGCTGCTGGCAGTGCAGGGGAGCCACGAGGTGGACCCTGCCCAGGTGGGGGATTTGGTGCAGCGCCTGTGCACAAGGACCCCCATCTACTGGGCCCGGCGAGCAGAGG GGCCCCGGAGACAGCGGCTGATATATCTGTGCATCGACATCTGCTTCCCAAGCAACATCTGTGTGTCAGTCTGCTTTTATTACCTCCCAGACTGA